Proteins from a single region of Desulfobacter postgatei 2ac9:
- the leuS gene encoding leucine--tRNA ligase yields MEERYIPSQVEPKWQEYWKNTQLFKVEEDSSREKYYLLEMFPYPSGKIHMGHVRNYTIGDVVVRYKRMRGFNVIHPMGWDAFGMPAENAAIDNNTHPAAWTYDNIRAMRAQLKKMGFSYDWDREIATCRPEYYRWEQWLFLKMLEKGMAYRKESYVNWCEKCQTVLANEQVEQDKCWRCSQVVQQKKLWQWFFKITDYSEDLLLHCDQLPGWPDNVTTMQKNWIGKSVGAALDFKVEGSDEVINVFTTRPDTIFGATFMCLAPEHPLVETLSRGTDQEAAVNNFVEKVSRQERSAEGIEKYEKEGVFTGTYCINPATGEKIPVYTANFVLMGYGTGAIMSVPSGDQRDFDFARKYGLEIRVVVQPEGEILDGATMTEAYTGRGIMINSGQFNGMDSKEAIEKMADWLEASGIGKRAVSFRLRDWGISRQRYWGTPIPVIHCPSCGVVPVPETDLPIILPEDANLLAKGQSPLPTLDYFARTTCPACGREDAKRDTDTMDTFVESSWYYLRYCSPRYDKGMFDPKAVEYWMPVDQYIGGVEHAVLHLLYSRYFLRVLNTLGLVPFKEPFTRLLTQGMVCKETMTCPEHGYLFPEQGEKQDGNLVCTMCGKDVDVGRVIKMSKSKKNVVNPNELLEKYGADVTRLFCLFAAPPERDLEWSEDGVEGSNRFVNRVWRLALTCMETIQGVDAYKGPADSLKGDQAKELYIKANQTIQKVTADIETNFHFNTAIAAVMELVNAMYTIELEKADDELKSVIWFCLENVLLLLSPIIPHFCEELFAHMGNKGSILEQPWPEFRKDSMQTDEVVVVVQVNGKLRAKFSMGADSNEDDIKAAALGDSRIVKYIEGKEIRKIIVIRKKQTLVNIVV; encoded by the coding sequence ATGGAGGAACGGTACATCCCTTCCCAGGTCGAGCCCAAATGGCAGGAATACTGGAAAAACACTCAGCTTTTCAAAGTGGAAGAAGACTCGTCCAGGGAAAAATATTATCTGCTTGAAATGTTTCCCTACCCTTCGGGAAAGATTCATATGGGGCATGTGCGCAATTACACCATCGGAGATGTGGTGGTCCGCTACAAGCGCATGAGAGGTTTCAATGTCATTCATCCCATGGGATGGGACGCCTTTGGTATGCCCGCCGAGAATGCTGCCATTGATAACAATACCCATCCGGCAGCCTGGACCTATGACAACATCCGGGCCATGCGCGCCCAGCTTAAGAAAATGGGGTTTTCCTATGACTGGGACAGGGAAATTGCCACCTGCCGGCCGGAATACTACCGTTGGGAACAGTGGCTGTTTTTAAAAATGCTTGAAAAGGGCATGGCCTACCGCAAGGAGTCCTATGTTAACTGGTGTGAAAAATGCCAGACGGTGCTGGCCAATGAACAGGTTGAGCAGGACAAGTGCTGGCGCTGCTCCCAGGTGGTTCAGCAGAAAAAATTATGGCAGTGGTTTTTTAAGATAACCGATTATTCCGAAGATCTGCTTCTCCATTGTGATCAACTTCCCGGCTGGCCGGACAATGTCACCACCATGCAGAAAAACTGGATCGGCAAAAGCGTGGGTGCAGCGCTTGACTTTAAGGTGGAGGGCAGTGACGAGGTGATCAATGTGTTCACCACCCGCCCTGACACCATTTTCGGCGCCACCTTCATGTGTCTGGCGCCGGAACATCCCCTGGTGGAGACCCTGTCCCGCGGCACGGACCAGGAAGCGGCTGTAAATAACTTTGTTGAGAAGGTGTCCAGGCAGGAGCGTTCTGCCGAAGGCATTGAAAAATACGAAAAAGAAGGGGTGTTCACCGGCACCTATTGTATCAATCCGGCCACCGGTGAAAAGATCCCTGTCTATACGGCCAATTTTGTTTTAATGGGGTATGGTACCGGTGCCATTATGTCCGTTCCCTCAGGTGACCAGCGTGACTTTGATTTTGCCAGAAAATACGGACTTGAGATCCGGGTGGTGGTGCAGCCGGAAGGAGAGATCCTTGACGGCGCAACCATGACCGAGGCCTATACCGGCCGCGGCATTATGATCAATTCCGGACAATTTAACGGCATGGACAGCAAGGAAGCCATTGAGAAAATGGCGGACTGGCTTGAAGCATCAGGCATCGGTAAGCGCGCGGTCTCTTTCCGTCTGCGTGACTGGGGGATTTCCCGTCAGCGGTACTGGGGCACCCCCATTCCGGTGATTCACTGCCCCTCGTGCGGGGTGGTTCCGGTGCCGGAGACGGATCTGCCCATTATCCTGCCCGAAGATGCCAACCTGCTGGCTAAGGGCCAGTCCCCTTTGCCGACCCTGGACTATTTTGCCAGGACCACCTGCCCTGCCTGCGGCAGGGAAGATGCCAAAAGGGATACCGATACCATGGACACTTTTGTTGAGTCTTCCTGGTATTACCTGCGCTACTGCTCCCCCCGGTATGACAAGGGCATGTTTGACCCCAAGGCGGTGGAATACTGGATGCCCGTGGATCAGTATATCGGCGGGGTGGAGCATGCCGTGCTTCACCTTCTCTATTCCCGGTATTTTCTGCGGGTTCTCAATACCCTGGGGCTTGTGCCTTTTAAAGAACCGTTTACCCGGCTTTTGACCCAGGGAATGGTATGTAAGGAGACCATGACTTGTCCAGAGCACGGATACCTCTTTCCCGAGCAAGGCGAGAAACAGGATGGCAATCTTGTCTGCACCATGTGTGGCAAGGATGTGGATGTCGGACGTGTGATCAAAATGTCCAAGTCCAAGAAAAACGTGGTCAATCCCAATGAGCTTCTGGAAAAATATGGGGCTGACGTGACCCGGTTGTTCTGTCTGTTTGCCGCCCCCCCTGAAAGGGATTTGGAGTGGAGTGAGGATGGTGTCGAAGGCAGTAACCGTTTTGTCAATCGTGTCTGGCGTCTGGCATTGACCTGCATGGAAACCATTCAGGGTGTTGATGCATACAAAGGGCCGGCGGATTCACTGAAGGGGGATCAGGCAAAGGAATTGTATATCAAGGCCAACCAGACGATCCAGAAGGTGACCGCGGATATCGAAACCAATTTTCATTTCAATACGGCCATTGCTGCGGTCATGGAGCTGGTCAATGCCATGTACACGATTGAACTGGAAAAGGCGGATGATGAACTCAAATCCGTGATCTGGTTCTGCCTTGAAAATGTGCTGCTTTTGCTCAGTCCCATCATTCCCCATTTCTGCGAGGAATTGTTTGCCCATATGGGGAACAAGGGTTCAATTCTCGAACAGCCCTGGCCTGAATTCAGAAAAGATTCCATGCAGACCGACGAGGTGGTTGTTGTGGTTCAGGTTAACGGAAAATTGCGGGCAAAATTTTCCATGGGTGCCGATTCAAATGAAGATGATATTAAAGCTGCCGCCCTTGGGGATTCAAGAATTGTCAAGTACATCGAAGGAAAAGAGATCCGTAAGATCATTGTGATTCGTAAAAAACAGACCCTTGTTAATATCGTGGTGTAA
- a CDS encoding BrxA family protein, whose protein sequence is MTGGSKIRYTTQLQAGLGLIEETKSLLSIYKPGMTVTELYDAALESGLFPMVSARRLKNIIGECFSPRYLKTDSARFLKPISQNAPAHVFNQHLFVFTALANQILFNFIIEIYWNRYAGGRDMLSIDDARDFVSQAVNEGKTQKPWSETTIRRVSSYLIGCCADYGMLSSKRSPVRQIQSIRLEEYTLLFFSYWLHFQQMGDNRIIKHDLWQLFGLTPDDVREELKRISKKDWLIVQSAADVTRISWRFNSLEEVVDVITES, encoded by the coding sequence ATGACCGGCGGTTCAAAAATAAGATATACGACACAACTTCAGGCGGGCTTGGGCCTTATTGAAGAGACAAAGTCGTTATTGTCGATTTACAAACCCGGGATGACAGTGACTGAACTCTATGATGCAGCCTTAGAGTCCGGACTGTTTCCCATGGTTTCTGCCAGGCGGTTGAAAAATATAATTGGCGAATGCTTTTCACCCAGATATCTGAAAACAGACTCAGCAAGATTTCTGAAACCGATTAGCCAAAATGCACCGGCACATGTTTTTAACCAGCATCTATTCGTGTTTACTGCGCTGGCCAACCAGATTCTTTTTAACTTCATAATAGAGATTTACTGGAACCGGTATGCCGGCGGACGAGACATGCTTTCAATTGATGATGCCAGAGATTTTGTCAGCCAGGCCGTCAATGAAGGGAAAACCCAAAAGCCCTGGTCCGAAACAACCATACGCAGAGTCTCATCTTATTTGATTGGATGCTGCGCAGATTATGGTATGTTGTCATCCAAGCGATCCCCTGTCAGGCAAATCCAATCCATCCGTCTTGAGGAATATACCCTGCTCTTTTTTTCATATTGGCTGCATTTTCAACAGATGGGTGACAATCGCATCATCAAACACGATTTATGGCAGCTGTTTGGATTGACGCCGGATGATGTTAGAGAGGAGTTGAAACGAATTTCAAAAAAAGATTGGCTGATTGTTCAGTCAGCCGCAGATGTAACACGAATCAGCTGGCGTTTTAACAGCTTGGAGGAGGTCGTTGATGTCATCACTGAAAGCTGA
- a CDS encoding LysM peptidoglycan-binding domain-containing protein, protein MKQKTTPESNIYTTDKETTQEKNEPGVFTIDRGTSLMKKNEFNMIIIAALVVTILVFFFFFRGSSTQNSTEQEAVSAKGEDHIAPGFEDRISALEIALAKIASSSAQNENQAALRAVSGLDQRISRIETAVNLKLDVLIERVDKLEGRLRKVAVVASTPPPKKIVKSEPKVKKSAPASEKKVQVAKKNADKPKKTNQFHTVQKGETLWSISQKYKTNVEAVRKLNNLTPEDKIHIGSKLLVR, encoded by the coding sequence ATGAAACAGAAAACCACCCCTGAATCCAACATTTATACCACAGACAAAGAGACAACCCAGGAAAAAAATGAACCCGGGGTGTTCACCATCGACCGAGGCACCTCATTGATGAAAAAAAATGAATTTAACATGATTATTATCGCCGCCCTGGTGGTTACAATCCTGGTTTTTTTCTTTTTTTTCAGGGGATCATCGACACAAAATAGCACTGAACAGGAAGCTGTTTCAGCTAAAGGGGAAGATCATATCGCCCCGGGTTTTGAAGATCGTATCTCAGCCCTTGAGATTGCTTTGGCAAAAATAGCATCCTCTTCGGCTCAGAATGAAAACCAAGCTGCATTACGGGCCGTGTCAGGCCTTGATCAACGGATCTCTCGAATTGAAACGGCAGTCAACCTGAAGCTTGATGTTCTGATTGAACGTGTGGACAAACTTGAAGGCCGATTAAGAAAGGTGGCTGTTGTTGCCTCGACGCCTCCTCCAAAAAAGATTGTCAAATCCGAGCCTAAAGTGAAGAAGTCTGCACCCGCGTCCGAGAAAAAGGTTCAGGTGGCAAAGAAAAACGCTGACAAACCAAAGAAGACCAACCAGTTTCATACGGTTCAAAAGGGTGAAACTCTGTGGTCGATTTCCCAGAAATATAAAACCAATGTGGAAGCCGTACGCAAACTGAATAATCTGACACCTGAGGATAAGATACATATCGGCAGTAAGTTATTGGTCAGATA
- a CDS encoding BrxE family protein: MKPDSMQRICETRILVGFLGEKQQTSWWGSSFLSPSSRAFLGPIYPNSIDVAQYSGVCQAASIVHDEHIGIGKHYHLYRLPDSIERALFQCIQAHKVINNMSDFLKSHDTAVERLKELGEDTVKESDGPVTVGQYADNKLDTLIQISRSHYISAFQGDYKTFPYMRCI; encoded by the coding sequence ATGAAACCGGACTCAATGCAGCGTATATGTGAAACCAGGATACTGGTCGGCTTTTTAGGTGAAAAACAGCAGACATCCTGGTGGGGTTCTTCTTTTTTGTCACCATCAAGCAGAGCGTTTCTTGGGCCGATTTACCCCAATTCCATTGATGTGGCTCAATACAGCGGCGTCTGTCAGGCGGCGTCGATTGTCCATGACGAACATATAGGCATCGGTAAGCACTATCACCTTTATCGACTCCCGGATTCTATCGAACGGGCACTGTTTCAGTGCATACAGGCGCATAAAGTCATTAACAACATGTCTGACTTCCTGAAAAGCCACGACACAGCAGTTGAAAGACTTAAAGAATTGGGTGAAGATACTGTCAAAGAATCAGATGGACCTGTTACCGTGGGCCAATACGCGGATAATAAATTGGATACATTGATTCAAATATCCCGGTCGCACTATATCTCAGCCTTTCAAGGTGATTATAAAACGTTTCCTTACATGAGATGTATATGA
- the rpsT gene encoding 30S ribosomal protein S20, whose protein sequence is MANHKSAKKRAKQNQVRRMRNKSVKTSLKTLEKKLRAAKEAGENTEELMKKTQSAIHKAAKKGIVHKKTASRKISRLFKFANA, encoded by the coding sequence TTGGCGAACCATAAATCAGCAAAAAAACGCGCAAAACAAAACCAGGTCAGGCGGATGAGAAACAAATCCGTAAAAACCTCCCTTAAAACCCTTGAAAAGAAACTTCGTGCAGCTAAAGAAGCTGGTGAGAATACCGAAGAACTGATGAAAAAGACCCAGTCAGCCATTCACAAGGCGGCTAAAAAAGGTATTGTTCACAAAAAAACCGCTTCAAGGAAAATCTCAAGACTGTTCAAATTTGCGAACGCATAA
- a CDS encoding FtsB family cell division protein — MEKICLYLAMGGAVILLFMFFFSTRGVVDYARFKSRQEKLEAQAAIAESQNSKLEKEIHKLKTDIEYIKHLAKHEHEMAAQDELVFKEKPPN, encoded by the coding sequence ATGGAAAAAATATGTCTCTACCTGGCCATGGGCGGAGCGGTGATTCTTTTATTTATGTTTTTCTTTTCCACAAGAGGGGTCGTGGACTATGCTCGGTTTAAATCCAGGCAGGAAAAGCTTGAAGCCCAGGCTGCCATTGCCGAGAGTCAAAATTCAAAGCTGGAAAAAGAGATACACAAACTTAAAACCGATATTGAATATATTAAGCACTTGGCCAAACATGAGCATGAAATGGCTGCCCAGGATGAACTGGTTTTCAAAGAGAAACCCCCAAATTAA
- a CDS encoding IS1380 family transposase translates to MFGYLGTEGYLINVELREGSQHCQKNTPEFIQEILKLTRQITQEPLLIRLDSGNDSQDNFEVIKTCEGVDVLVKRNLRKESLDGWLILAQNTESVRLIRCGHKSVWVGQTTVDPKGRALPRPIVFKVTERYEEKGEPLLFPTIEVETYWVTIAGLSPQEVINLYHDHGTSEQFHSEIKSDLGLERFPSCRFSSNSLILHLALLAYNILRIIGQISLEEQDENNLPINRRKKVSRRRLRTVMQDLMYMAGRLIYSGRRWSISFGKINPFAQLAENVLYRLRCSPG, encoded by the coding sequence ATGTTCGGATATTTAGGAACTGAAGGATACTTAATCAATGTAGAGCTTAGAGAAGGCAGCCAGCATTGTCAAAAAAACACCCCGGAATTCATTCAAGAAATATTAAAATTAACCAGGCAGATTACCCAGGAACCTCTTCTTATCCGTCTTGATTCAGGAAATGACAGTCAGGATAATTTTGAAGTAATAAAAACATGCGAAGGTGTTGATGTCTTGGTTAAGCGCAATTTACGTAAAGAATCTTTGGATGGTTGGCTTATCCTGGCCCAGAATACTGAAAGCGTTAGATTGATTCGCTGTGGACACAAAAGTGTGTGGGTCGGGCAAACAACTGTTGACCCAAAAGGGCGGGCATTGCCACGTCCGATTGTCTTCAAAGTGACTGAACGATATGAAGAAAAAGGGGAGCCCCTGCTTTTTCCCACAATTGAAGTCGAGACCTATTGGGTTACCATCGCCGGGCTGAGCCCCCAAGAGGTCATCAATTTATACCATGATCATGGAACCAGTGAACAATTTCATTCAGAAATCAAAAGTGATCTTGGGTTAGAACGCTTCCCCAGTTGCCGTTTTAGCAGCAACAGCCTGATTCTCCATCTTGCTCTTTTGGCGTATAACATTCTTAGAATCATAGGCCAAATTAGCCTTGAGGAGCAGGATGAGAACAATCTTCCGATCAACCGTAGAAAAAAAGTCTCACGAAGGAGGTTAAGAACAGTTATGCAGGATTTAATGTATATGGCTGGCCGTTTAATATATAGTGGTCGGCGGTGGAGCATTTCATTTGGTAAGATCAACCCGTTTGCCCAATTGGCTGAGAACGTATTGTACCGGTTACGTTGTTCTCCAGGATAA
- the lptE gene encoding LPS assembly lipoprotein LptE, with amino-acid sequence MKKCIACLVLVLFLLIGPGCGYGLDGGGLIDNDITRVSVAVFENKSTESRAGISFTNELIREITAKTDTIVVGGGNATRKISGAVQSITFSTLSRSSSEDVTEREVKAVVDVVLTGAEGKVLWSVKNFSATESYKVSISSVDDEANKREAIDLIAERVAERLVSRMTNDF; translated from the coding sequence ATGAAAAAATGTATCGCATGTCTGGTGCTAGTCTTATTTTTGCTAATCGGCCCGGGGTGTGGATACGGACTGGATGGCGGTGGTTTGATTGATAATGATATCACCCGGGTCTCTGTGGCTGTATTTGAAAACAAGAGCACCGAATCCAGGGCCGGGATCTCTTTTACCAACGAACTGATCCGGGAAATTACCGCAAAAACGGATACCATTGTTGTGGGGGGCGGTAATGCCACCCGAAAGATATCCGGTGCGGTTCAATCCATCACTTTTTCCACATTGTCCAGATCTTCTTCGGAAGATGTCACGGAAAGGGAAGTTAAGGCTGTGGTTGATGTGGTTCTGACCGGAGCTGAAGGAAAGGTTCTCTGGTCAGTAAAGAATTTCTCAGCCACGGAGTCTTATAAAGTATCTATCAGTTCCGTGGATGATGAGGCCAATAAACGGGAGGCGATTGATCTCATTGCCGAGCGTGTGGCCGAACGCCTGGTCAGCCGGATGACAAACGATTTTTAA
- a CDS encoding BREX protein BrxB domain-containing protein: MSSLKADFNELIKRIKTGRELGHASFEPIFYLVFSPKQILDVKRQMPAWTAKLKNEGWRVNIFSMAVEINKILEAAPLRKIWLAADTKAPLQWDKTNKALANALGNGTLQKKLEAVLEDLESDPRNILLVTDIEALHPYMRIGAIESRLQGKFTLPTIFFYPGTRTGKTQLKFLGFYPEDGNYRSVHVGG; encoded by the coding sequence ATGTCATCACTGAAAGCTGATTTTAATGAATTGATCAAACGGATCAAAACGGGACGGGAGCTTGGGCATGCCAGTTTCGAGCCCATATTTTACCTGGTGTTCTCCCCAAAGCAAATCCTTGACGTTAAACGTCAAATGCCTGCCTGGACGGCCAAACTTAAAAATGAAGGATGGAGGGTGAACATCTTTTCCATGGCCGTTGAAATAAACAAGATCCTTGAGGCGGCACCGCTGCGAAAAATCTGGCTGGCAGCCGACACCAAAGCACCTTTGCAGTGGGACAAAACCAATAAAGCTCTGGCCAATGCCCTGGGCAACGGTACGCTGCAAAAAAAACTCGAAGCTGTGCTCGAAGACCTGGAATCAGATCCCCGGAATATCCTGTTGGTTACCGACATTGAAGCATTGCATCCTTATATGAGGATAGGCGCCATTGAAAGCCGGCTCCAGGGCAAATTCACGCTCCCCACAATATTTTTTTATCCAGGAACACGAACGGGCAAAACCCAGCTGAAATTTTTAGGATTCTATCCGGAGGACGGCAATTACAGATCGGTTCACGTTGGTGGTTGA
- a CDS encoding YkgJ family cysteine cluster protein encodes MRAIIGDSCQNAFKDILEDHFREKIYNGFINDAILPVLKEVMAYAHDIVDALESSNKSPDVACGPGCSYCCHSQIHVLPIESLLILSFINECFTGKQTLLLMEKIELRLQRTRGKSIGLLFSIKDELPCIFLENGMCSIYKVRPFICRAWNSIDSSLCRKIFNSGKFDDEIESSSARNFVFESSRSLFTDIAGQLKLETAPFEMTGALFNCLKATDPLPLWLSGQDILNVNTQLGPASSQVDSLSDCRSFDLHSDRAAQTLPVSREQEYINYFYGKYKSRLAGYGYAGTHSRVHSFVFQNVYGKPIGAVALNEVGTQSRTVHIHHLKAFVLQSGNGTLMLVELCRKADCFNVRLSANPAFTPNDKCSNSDFKVLSEWYEQFGFKGDSDLCRIPRQG; translated from the coding sequence ATGAGAGCAATCATAGGCGATTCATGCCAAAATGCATTCAAAGATATTCTGGAAGACCATTTTCGGGAAAAAATTTACAACGGTTTTATAAATGACGCGATTCTTCCCGTGTTAAAAGAGGTCATGGCATACGCCCATGATATTGTCGACGCCCTTGAAAGTTCGAATAAAAGCCCTGATGTGGCTTGCGGGCCAGGCTGCAGTTACTGCTGTCATTCCCAGATACATGTGCTGCCCATTGAATCCTTGCTTATTCTGTCCTTTATCAATGAATGTTTTACCGGAAAACAGACTCTGCTGCTCATGGAGAAAATCGAACTGCGGCTTCAACGGACCCGGGGAAAATCCATTGGCCTTCTTTTCTCAATCAAGGATGAGCTGCCTTGTATTTTTTTAGAAAACGGCATGTGCAGCATTTATAAGGTTCGCCCTTTTATCTGCCGTGCATGGAACAGCATAGATTCATCGCTTTGCAGAAAAATTTTTAATTCGGGAAAATTTGATGATGAAATTGAATCTTCTTCTGCCAGAAATTTTGTATTTGAATCCTCCAGATCGCTTTTTACAGATATTGCCGGGCAGTTGAAACTTGAGACAGCTCCCTTTGAAATGACGGGGGCTCTCTTCAACTGTCTTAAAGCAACTGATCCATTACCGTTGTGGCTTTCAGGACAAGATATTTTAAATGTAAATACCCAGTTGGGACCTGCATCATCACAGGTTGATTCATTGAGTGATTGTCGATCTTTTGACCTCCATTCGGATAGAGCTGCTCAGACATTACCGGTATCCCGAGAACAGGAATACATCAATTATTTTTACGGAAAGTACAAAAGTCGCCTTGCCGGGTATGGATATGCAGGAACTCATTCCCGGGTCCATTCGTTTGTTTTTCAAAATGTTTATGGAAAGCCCATTGGTGCCGTCGCATTGAATGAGGTTGGTACCCAAAGCAGGACCGTCCATATCCATCATCTAAAGGCTTTTGTTCTCCAAAGCGGTAACGGAACACTGATGCTTGTGGAGTTGTGCCGGAAAGCGGACTGTTTTAACGTCCGACTTAGTGCCAACCCCGCCTTCACCCCCAATGACAAATGTTCGAACAGCGATTTCAAGGTGTTGAGTGAGTGGTATGAACAATTTGGTTTCAAAGGGGATTCAGATTTGTGCCGGATTCCCAGACAAGGATAG
- a CDS encoding formylglycine-generating enzyme family protein, whose protein sequence is MRLKSLFAIPFFLLIFALIHASVLSDARAQNFFINKIGMKFVLIPAGSFIMGSPDSEKGRQKDEKQHKVIISKGFYMSETEVTQGQWDRLVFPNPSSFKLGSYYPVDTVSWHDAIEFIRFLNKREGTHTYRLPTEAEWEYACRAGSLTAFATGDVTTFSCKEPEAALVDHAWYCYNSGGFSPAGDFKPHPVKLLKPNKWGLYDMHGNVQEWVQDSCKWRTLWSAGTGTITRTYVDGITDPLETKGEHRVVRGGGWFQNSKYQRCAYRTNYKPVARRNSLGFRIVREQ, encoded by the coding sequence ATGAGGTTGAAATCCTTGTTCGCCATTCCGTTTTTTCTTTTGATCTTCGCACTGATTCATGCGTCTGTGCTTTCGGATGCACGTGCCCAAAACTTTTTTATCAATAAGATCGGAATGAAATTTGTTCTCATTCCGGCCGGATCCTTTATAATGGGAAGCCCTGACTCGGAAAAGGGGCGGCAAAAGGACGAAAAACAACACAAAGTGATTATCAGCAAAGGCTTTTATATGTCAGAAACCGAAGTAACCCAGGGTCAATGGGACCGCCTTGTATTTCCGAACCCGTCATCCTTTAAGCTGGGCAGTTACTATCCTGTGGATACCGTGTCATGGCATGATGCCATTGAATTTATTCGGTTTTTAAATAAGAGAGAAGGTACCCATACATACCGTTTACCCACAGAGGCGGAATGGGAATATGCCTGCCGGGCCGGCAGTCTGACGGCTTTTGCCACAGGGGATGTGACCACCTTCTCCTGCAAGGAGCCGGAAGCAGCGCTTGTTGATCATGCCTGGTACTGCTATAATTCCGGCGGGTTCTCACCGGCAGGAGATTTCAAACCCCATCCCGTCAAGCTTCTTAAGCCCAATAAATGGGGGCTTTACGACATGCACGGAAATGTTCAGGAGTGGGTCCAGGATTCCTGCAAGTGGCGCACACTGTGGAGTGCAGGCACAGGAACCATTACCCGCACCTATGTTGACGGCATTACAGATCCTTTGGAAACAAAAGGGGAACACCGGGTGGTCAGAGGTGGTGGATGGTTTCAAAATAGTAAATACCAGCGATGTGCTTACCGCACCAATTACAAGCCGGTGGCCCGGCGTAACAGCCTTGGATTCAGAATCGTCCGGGAGCAGTGA